A stretch of the Streptomyces venezuelae genome encodes the following:
- the iolB gene encoding 5-deoxy-glucuronate isomerase yields the protein MPVTAEHGMALTRLRVLELAPAETYAFDCGDAEWIVLPLTGGCEVRCAEPPPPGAPAGASTEEQWQVFELRGRGSVFGDVTDFAYLPRDARAEIRSAAGGRFALAGARCERRLPARYGAAAEVPVELRGRGNCSRQVNNFAAADTFECDRLIAVEVLTPGGNWSSYPPHKHDEHHPGEESELEEIYYYEIAPHGDTPGLGYQRVSPSPAGKTDILTEVRTGDAVLIPDGWHGPSIAAPGHDMYYLNVMAGPGRTRAWLIRDHPEHAWIRGTWPGQPVDPRLPFQRPRAEDPAR from the coding sequence ATGCCGGTCACCGCCGAGCACGGCATGGCTCTGACCCGGCTGCGGGTGCTGGAGCTCGCGCCGGCCGAGACGTATGCGTTCGACTGCGGGGATGCGGAGTGGATCGTACTGCCGCTGACCGGCGGCTGCGAGGTCCGCTGCGCCGAGCCGCCGCCGCCCGGGGCGCCGGCCGGGGCATCGACCGAGGAGCAGTGGCAGGTGTTCGAACTGCGGGGGCGGGGCAGTGTGTTCGGGGATGTCACCGACTTCGCCTACCTGCCGCGGGATGCCCGGGCCGAGATCCGCTCCGCCGCCGGCGGCCGGTTCGCGCTCGCCGGGGCGCGCTGCGAACGGCGGCTGCCCGCACGGTACGGGGCCGCCGCGGAGGTTCCCGTCGAGCTGCGCGGCCGGGGCAACTGCTCGCGCCAGGTCAACAACTTCGCCGCCGCCGACACCTTCGAGTGCGACCGGCTGATCGCCGTGGAAGTGCTCACCCCCGGCGGGAACTGGTCCTCGTACCCGCCGCACAAGCACGACGAGCACCACCCGGGAGAGGAGTCCGAACTGGAGGAGATCTACTACTACGAGATCGCCCCGCACGGGGACACCCCCGGCCTCGGTTACCAGCGGGTCTCCCCCTCCCCGGCCGGGAAGACCGACATCCTCACCGAGGTGCGGACCGGTGATGCCGTCCTGATCCCCGACGGCTGGCACGGCCCGTCCATCGCAGCCCCCGGCCACGACATGTACTACCTGAACGTGATGGCCGGACCGGGCCGGACCCGCGCATGGCTGATCCGGGACCATCCCGAGCACGCCTGGATCCGCGGCACCTGGCCGGGGCAGCCGGTCGACCCCAGGCTGCCTTTCCAGCGGCCCCGAGCGGAGGACCCGGCCCGATGA
- the iolC gene encoding 5-dehydro-2-deoxygluconokinase, translating to MGRIGVDLYPLRTGVPLAEVDTFGRFLGGSAANVAVAAARLGRRTALITRTGADPFGAYLRAELRAFGVDDRWVAEVAAYPTPLTFCEIFPPDRFPIHFRREPKAPDLEILPGELDLAAVRAARVFWMTGTGLSAEPSRAATLAALEARAGAGAGAGTGAGTGRGITVFDLDWRPVLWSGDPAGAYAQALALATVAVGNTEECEIATGEREPWAAARALLAAGVELAVVKRGPEGVLAVHRDGTVAEVPPVKVEVVNGLGAGDAFGGALCHGLLAGWQLERVMQYANAAGAIVASRLACSSAMPYPAEVEEVLG from the coding sequence ATGGGCCGCATCGGGGTGGATCTCTACCCGCTCCGGACCGGAGTACCACTCGCCGAGGTGGACACCTTCGGCCGGTTCCTCGGCGGATCCGCGGCCAATGTGGCGGTCGCGGCGGCCCGCCTGGGCCGGCGCACCGCGCTGATCACCCGGACCGGCGCGGATCCCTTCGGCGCCTACCTGCGGGCGGAGCTGCGGGCCTTCGGCGTCGACGACCGCTGGGTCGCCGAGGTCGCCGCCTACCCCACCCCGCTGACCTTCTGCGAGATCTTCCCGCCGGACCGCTTCCCGATCCACTTCCGCCGCGAGCCCAAGGCCCCCGACCTGGAGATCCTTCCCGGGGAGCTGGACCTCGCGGCGGTCCGCGCCGCCCGGGTGTTCTGGATGACCGGAACCGGGCTGAGCGCGGAACCCAGCCGGGCGGCGACCCTGGCCGCCCTGGAAGCGCGGGCCGGGGCCGGGGCGGGGGCCGGGACGGGGGCCGGGACGGGGCGTGGGATTACCGTTTTCGATCTGGACTGGCGGCCGGTGCTTTGGTCGGGGGACCCGGCCGGGGCGTATGCGCAGGCCCTGGCCCTGGCCACGGTCGCCGTCGGCAACACGGAGGAGTGCGAGATCGCCACCGGCGAGCGCGAGCCCTGGGCGGCGGCCCGCGCACTGCTGGCGGCCGGAGTGGAGCTGGCGGTGGTGAAACGGGGCCCCGAGGGGGTGCTCGCCGTCCACCGGGACGGCACGGTGGCGGAGGTCCCGCCGGTGAAGGTCGAGGTGGTCAACGGGCTGGGCGCGGGGGACGCGTTCGGCGGCGCGCTCTGCCACGGCCTGCTGGCGGGCTGGCAGCTGGAACGCGTGATGCAGTACGCGAACGCGGCGGGGGCGATCGTGGCCTCGCGGCTGGCATGCTCCAGTGCGATGCCGTATCCCGCCGAGGTCGAGGAGGTGCTGGGCTGA
- a CDS encoding sugar phosphate isomerase/epimerase family protein, with protein MTSSPPALTRIRVGSAPDSWGVWFPDDPQQTGWQRFLDEVADAGYEWIELGPYGYLPTDPDLLAEETAKRGLKVSAGTVFTGLHHGPGVWEQTWEHVSRVAALTRAVGAEHLVVIPSFWRDDKTGALLEDRKLTVDQWRDLTRQTERLGREVRDRYGLRIVVHPHADTHIDTPDNVSRFLDATDPDAVALCLDTGHYAYCGGDSVELIETFGERIGYLHLKQVDPRILAEVVAEEVPFGPAVARGVMCEPPAGVPALEPVLAAAQKLGTELFAIVEQDMYPCPPDRPLPIARRTRAYLRSCGAR; from the coding sequence ATGACGTCCTCCCCGCCCGCGTTGACCCGTATCCGTGTCGGTTCGGCACCGGACTCCTGGGGGGTGTGGTTCCCCGACGACCCACAGCAGACCGGCTGGCAGCGCTTCCTCGACGAGGTCGCCGACGCAGGGTACGAGTGGATCGAGCTCGGCCCGTACGGATATCTCCCCACCGACCCCGACCTGCTGGCGGAGGAGACGGCGAAGCGCGGGCTGAAGGTCTCGGCGGGCACCGTCTTCACCGGACTCCATCACGGACCCGGGGTCTGGGAGCAGACCTGGGAGCACGTGTCGCGGGTGGCGGCGCTCACCCGGGCGGTGGGCGCGGAGCACCTGGTGGTGATCCCCTCCTTCTGGCGGGACGACAAGACCGGTGCGCTGCTGGAGGACCGCAAGCTGACCGTGGACCAGTGGCGGGACCTGACCCGGCAGACCGAGCGGCTGGGCCGTGAGGTGCGGGACCGGTACGGACTGCGGATCGTGGTGCATCCGCACGCCGACACCCATATCGACACCCCGGACAACGTCAGCCGGTTCCTGGACGCCACCGACCCGGACGCGGTCGCACTGTGCCTGGACACCGGCCACTACGCGTACTGCGGCGGGGACAGCGTGGAGCTGATCGAGACCTTCGGGGAGCGGATCGGCTATCTGCACCTCAAGCAGGTGGATCCGCGCATCCTCGCCGAGGTGGTGGCGGAGGAGGTGCCCTTCGGTCCGGCGGTGGCGCGCGGGGTGATGTGCGAACCGCCGGCCGGAGTGCCCGCGCTGGAGCCGGTGCTGGCCGCCGCCCAGAAGCTCGGAACCGAGCTGTTCGCGATCGTGGAGCAGGACATGTACCCCTGCCCGCCGGACCGGCCCCTGCCCATCGCCCGGCGCACCCGGGCCTATCTGCGCTCCTGTGGCGCCCGTTGA
- a CDS encoding Gfo/Idh/MocA family protein: MSSTLGIAVIGTGRMGADHVRRIGHSVGGARVVAVADPDGDRVKEVAAGLEGASAHTDPMAALAVPGVEAVLIAAPGPAHEELLLAALERDLPVLCEKPLTPDPAGALRVVEAEQRLGRRRIQVGFMRRFDAEYERLKELLDAGGIGRPLFLHCRHRNASSPSFFTSDMLISDSVVHEVDAARWLLGQEITAVSVLSPAPSAAAPEGLADPQLVLLETAGGAIVDVEIFVNCGFGYQVQCEAVGESGSARIGDGHAMVVQSAGRRYGEIVHDFTERFADAYDRQLRRWVAAASRGRVAGPDAWDGYAAAAVSEAGLTARRTGTRTAVDLAERPPLYR, encoded by the coding sequence GTGAGCAGCACGCTCGGCATAGCGGTCATCGGTACGGGGCGGATGGGCGCCGACCACGTCCGGCGGATCGGGCATTCGGTCGGCGGTGCCCGGGTGGTTGCGGTGGCCGACCCGGACGGCGACCGGGTCAAGGAGGTCGCCGCCGGCCTGGAGGGGGCGAGCGCGCACACCGACCCGATGGCCGCGCTGGCCGTCCCCGGGGTGGAGGCGGTGCTGATCGCCGCTCCGGGCCCGGCCCATGAGGAACTCCTGCTCGCGGCCCTGGAGCGGGACCTTCCGGTGCTGTGCGAGAAGCCGCTGACCCCCGACCCGGCAGGTGCCCTGCGGGTGGTGGAAGCGGAGCAGCGGCTCGGCCGGCGGCGGATCCAGGTGGGGTTCATGCGCCGGTTCGACGCCGAGTACGAGCGGCTGAAGGAACTGCTGGACGCGGGCGGGATCGGCCGGCCGCTGTTCCTGCACTGCCGGCACCGGAACGCCTCCTCCCCCTCGTTCTTCACCAGCGACATGCTGATCAGCGATTCGGTGGTGCACGAGGTGGACGCCGCGCGCTGGCTTCTCGGGCAGGAGATCACGGCGGTGTCCGTGCTGTCCCCGGCCCCGTCCGCCGCCGCCCCGGAGGGGCTGGCCGATCCGCAGCTGGTGCTGCTGGAGACCGCGGGCGGCGCGATCGTCGACGTGGAGATCTTCGTCAACTGCGGCTTCGGCTACCAGGTGCAGTGCGAGGCGGTCGGCGAGTCCGGCAGCGCCCGGATCGGTGACGGGCACGCGATGGTGGTGCAGTCCGCGGGCCGCCGCTACGGGGAGATCGTGCACGACTTCACCGAGCGGTTCGCCGACGCCTACGACCGGCAGCTGCGGCGGTGGGTGGCCGCGGCCTCCCGCGGCCGGGTGGCGGGCCCGGACGCCTGGGACGGCTACGCGGCGGCGGCCGTGTCGGAGGCAGGGCTGACCGCCCGCCGCACCGGCACCCGGACCGCGGTCGACCTCGCCGAACGGCCTCCGCTGTACCGCTGA
- a CDS encoding helix-turn-helix transcriptional regulator: MTDRKLWSYKEIAAHIRVQPDSVRSYRKHGLLPPPDHVEGAKPYWYAETIRAWVAQRPGNRGRRED; encoded by the coding sequence ATGACCGACCGGAAACTGTGGTCGTACAAGGAGATCGCCGCCCACATCCGGGTCCAGCCCGACAGCGTGCGCTCCTACCGGAAGCACGGGCTGCTCCCCCCGCCCGACCATGTGGAGGGCGCCAAGCCCTACTGGTACGCCGAAACGATCCGCGCCTGGGTGGCCCAGCGGCCCGGAAACCGGGGCCGCCGCGAGGACTGA